A region from the Lysobacter sp. BMK333-48F3 genome encodes:
- the mtnA gene encoding S-methyl-5-thioribose-1-phosphate isomerase — protein MNDAIDFDRYDRIRPIRWTGEALELLDQRKLPFAVEYVRCEDSDAVAAAIHALTVRGAPAIGIAAAWGTVLAARTIDATDGAAALAAIEPAMQRLNAARPTAVNLAWALARMRRALAPAGADWRELLEREAQAIADEDLAANRRMGALGAALIEPGSGVLTHCNTGSLATAGFGTALGVIRAGVAQGRIEQVFAGETRPWLQGARLTVWELEQDGIAPTLIADAAASHLMKSGKVRWVIVGADRICANGDTANKIGTYQLAIAARHHGVKFMVAAPSSTVDMDTASGDAIEIEERDPGELFAVGGQRTAAERVGAWNPVFDVTPHELIDAIVTERGVIERPDAAAMKAAFG, from the coding sequence ATGAACGACGCCATCGATTTCGACCGCTACGACCGCATCCGCCCGATCCGCTGGACCGGCGAGGCCCTGGAACTGCTCGACCAGCGCAAGCTGCCGTTCGCGGTGGAATACGTGCGCTGCGAGGACAGCGACGCGGTCGCCGCGGCGATCCACGCCCTGACCGTGCGCGGCGCGCCGGCGATCGGCATCGCCGCTGCCTGGGGCACGGTGCTGGCGGCGCGCACGATCGACGCGACCGACGGCGCCGCAGCCTTGGCCGCGATCGAACCGGCGATGCAGCGGCTCAATGCGGCGCGCCCGACAGCGGTCAATCTGGCCTGGGCGCTGGCGCGGATGCGCCGGGCGCTGGCGCCGGCCGGCGCCGACTGGCGCGAGCTACTGGAGCGCGAGGCCCAGGCCATCGCCGACGAGGACCTGGCCGCGAACCGGCGCATGGGCGCGCTCGGCGCGGCGCTGATCGAGCCCGGCAGCGGCGTGCTGACTCATTGCAACACCGGCTCGCTGGCCACCGCCGGCTTCGGCACTGCGCTCGGCGTGATCCGCGCCGGCGTGGCCCAGGGCCGGATCGAGCAGGTGTTCGCCGGCGAGACCCGGCCCTGGCTGCAGGGCGCGCGGCTGACCGTATGGGAGCTGGAGCAGGACGGCATCGCCCCGACCCTGATCGCCGACGCCGCCGCCTCGCACCTGATGAAGAGCGGCAAGGTGCGCTGGGTGATCGTCGGCGCCGACCGCATCTGCGCCAACGGCGACACCGCCAACAAGATCGGCACCTACCAGCTGGCGATCGCCGCCCGCCACCACGGGGTCAAGTTCATGGTCGCCGCGCCGTCGTCGACGGTGGACATGGACACCGCCAGCGGCGATGCGATCGAGATCGAAGAGCGCGACCCCGGCGAACTGTTCGCGGTCGGCGGCCAGCGCACCGCGGCGGAACGGGTCGGCGCCTGGAATCCGGTGTTCGACGTCACCCCGCACGAGCTGATCGACGCCATCGTCACCGAGCGCGGGGTGATCGAGCGCCCGGACGCGGCGGCGATGAAGGCCGCCTTCGGCTGA
- a CDS encoding DUF3011 domain-containing protein, which yields MSARIVSGFGLLVGLGLGLAAPVQAAPQYDDYYGDNGTFRCESDGNRQQRCDADTRGGVQLVRQLSKSSCIQGRTWGYDRYGVWVTDGCRAEFASGRGGGGWNGGGGGGGWNGGGGGWGGGGGGWGGGQEISCESNNNRQNRCNMTVRRDVRLLRQNSGSPCIEGQTWGWDRSGVWVSNGCRGRFMVN from the coding sequence ATGTCCGCACGTATCGTTTCCGGATTCGGTCTGCTGGTCGGTCTGGGCCTCGGCCTGGCCGCGCCGGTCCAAGCCGCGCCGCAGTACGACGACTACTACGGCGATAACGGCACCTTCCGCTGCGAATCCGACGGCAACCGCCAGCAGCGCTGCGACGCCGACACGCGCGGCGGGGTGCAACTGGTCCGCCAGCTGTCCAAGTCGTCCTGCATCCAGGGCCGTACCTGGGGCTACGACCGCTATGGCGTGTGGGTGACCGACGGTTGCCGCGCCGAATTCGCCTCCGGGCGCGGCGGCGGCGGTTGGAACGGCGGCGGTGGCGGTGGCGGCTGGAACGGCGGTGGCGGCGGCTGGGGCGGTGGCGGCGGCGGTTGGGGCGGCGGTCAGGAGATCAGCTGCGAGTCGAACAACAACCGCCAGAACCGCTGCAACATGACCGTGCGCCGCGACGTGCGCCTGCTGCGCCAGAACTCCGGCTCGCCGTGCATCGAAGGCCAGACCTGGGGTTGGGACCGCAGCGGCGTGTGGGTGTCCAACGGCTGCCGCGGCCGCTTTATGGTCAACTGA
- a CDS encoding DUF3011 domain-containing protein: MRSVIAAIHVLAFAGLACATGVARAEPVGERLYGGRLLRCASSGEEVVRCPADTREGVRLVRRTSGKPCVEGTSWGADRGGVWVTQGCAADFVLGKGGSGRDSTAGARVIKCESRGGRWNHCPARIVDGVALAQQLSKQPCLRNQTWGADERGVWVAGGCRAEFRLIGSEQAAAPAAAVPLPHKAMLRCESQDRRARRCDGDTGQGVRLVKQLSNSECVEGRSWGYDAHGVWVEDGCRAEFELDYRRGGG, translated from the coding sequence ATGCGTAGTGTGATAGCCGCGATCCATGTGCTGGCGTTCGCGGGCTTGGCCTGCGCGACCGGCGTGGCGCGTGCCGAACCGGTCGGAGAACGCTTGTACGGCGGGCGCCTGTTGCGCTGCGCCTCCAGTGGCGAGGAAGTGGTGCGTTGCCCGGCCGATACCCGCGAAGGCGTGCGCCTGGTGCGGCGTACCTCCGGCAAGCCCTGCGTCGAAGGCACCAGTTGGGGCGCGGACCGCGGCGGGGTGTGGGTGACCCAGGGCTGCGCCGCCGATTTCGTGCTCGGCAAGGGCGGCAGCGGTCGCGACAGCACCGCCGGCGCGCGGGTGATCAAATGCGAATCGCGCGGCGGGCGCTGGAACCATTGCCCGGCGCGCATCGTCGACGGCGTGGCGCTGGCCCAGCAGTTGTCCAAGCAGCCCTGCCTGCGCAACCAGACCTGGGGCGCGGACGAGCGGGGCGTGTGGGTCGCCGGCGGTTGCCGGGCGGAGTTCCGCCTGATCGGCAGCGAGCAGGCGGCCGCGCCCGCGGCCGCGGTGCCGCTGCCGCACAAGGCCATGCTGCGCTGCGAGTCCCAGGACCGCCGCGCGCGCCGTTGCGACGGCGACACCGGCCAGGGGGTGCGCCTGGTCAAGCAGTTGTCGAATTCCGAATGCGTCGAGGGCCGCAGCTGGGGCTACGACGCCCATGGAGTCTGGGTCGAGGACGGCTGCCGCGCCGAATTCGAGCTGGATTACCGCCGCGGCGGCGGTTGA
- the epmA gene encoding EF-P lysine aminoacylase EpmA — translation MSATGTPASWRPSASFEALRLRARLNAALRAFFAERGVTEVETPVMSMAGNTDPNIASFSLQFSGRTDGAPRTRWLRTSPEFALKRLLAAGFGDCYELGRVFRDGEAGGRHNPEFTMLEWYRLGWDHRRLIGETAELVRAALALVGREASLETVSYRELYRDRLGLDPFVADEGELRAALGEVVIDPQGLTRDDWLDLLMTHRLQPGFAADRLLAVCDYPASQCALARLRDDGDGQPVAERFELYLGPLELANGYHELADAAEQGARFDRDRALRGERGEPAPPRDQALLDALAAGFPDCAGVALGVDRLLMAMLGTGRIGEALAFDFTRA, via the coding sequence ATGAGCGCCACCGGCACGCCGGCATCGTGGCGGCCTTCGGCCTCGTTCGAGGCGCTGCGTCTGCGCGCGCGCCTCAACGCCGCGCTGCGCGCGTTCTTCGCCGAGCGCGGCGTGACCGAGGTCGAGACCCCGGTGATGTCGATGGCCGGCAACACCGACCCCAACATCGCTTCGTTCTCGTTGCAGTTCAGCGGCCGCACCGACGGCGCGCCGCGCACCCGCTGGCTGCGCACCTCGCCGGAGTTCGCGCTCAAGCGCTTGCTCGCAGCCGGTTTCGGCGACTGCTACGAACTCGGGCGGGTGTTCCGCGACGGCGAAGCCGGCGGCCGCCACAACCCCGAGTTCACCATGCTCGAGTGGTACCGGCTCGGCTGGGACCATCGCCGCCTGATCGGCGAGACCGCCGAACTGGTGCGCGCCGCGCTGGCCCTGGTCGGGCGCGAGGCGAGCCTGGAAACGGTCAGCTATCGCGAGCTGTACCGCGACCGGCTCGGCCTGGATCCGTTCGTCGCCGACGAAGGGGAACTGCGCGCCGCGCTGGGCGAGGTGGTCATCGATCCGCAGGGACTCACTCGCGACGATTGGCTCGACCTGCTGATGACCCACCGCCTGCAACCGGGCTTCGCCGCCGATCGCCTGCTGGCGGTGTGCGACTACCCGGCCTCGCAGTGCGCGCTGGCGCGCTTGCGCGACGACGGCGACGGCCAGCCCGTGGCCGAGCGGTTCGAGCTGTATCTGGGGCCGCTGGAATTGGCCAACGGCTACCACGAACTGGCCGACGCGGCCGAGCAGGGCGCCCGTTTCGATCGCGACCGCGCCCTGCGCGGCGAACGCGGCGAGCCCGCGCCGCCGCGCGACCAGGCCTTGCTCGACGCGCTGGCGGCGGGGTTTCCCGATTGCGCCGGGGTCGCGCTCGGGGTCGACCGGCTGCTGATGGCGATGCTCGGCACCGGCCGCATCGGCGAGGCGCTGGCGTTCGACTTCACGCGTGCTTGA
- the ligA gene encoding NAD-dependent DNA ligase LigA, which produces MTPNKTADQAAQRAAALRAQLEDANYRYYVLDDPTLADADYDRLLRELEALEAAHPELASVDSPTQRVGSSPSGQFDEVRHAVPMLSLGNAFSDEEVADFVRKIVERLDVEAPEFSVEPKLDGLAISLRYEGGHFVQGATRGDGATGEDVTANLRTVKAIPMKLRGEGWPPVLEVRGEVYMPLAAFKAYNEKALRDGGKVLANPRNGAAGSLRQLDPRITAQRPLAFYAYAVGVVEGYELPPSHSATLQQLREWGFPVSAESGVVAGTEGLLGYYRQMGAKRDALPFDIDGVVYKLDDYAGQREMGFVSRAPRWAIAHKFPAQEQSTVLEGIDIQIGRTGAATPVARLRPVQVAGVVVTNATLHNADQIARLDVRIGDTVIVRRAGDVIPEIVRVVPEYRDPHAPEWRMPEVCPVCGSEIVREEDGVVWRCSGELTCAAQRKEAIRHFASRRAMDIEGLGDRYIEDLSDLGYLQSVADLYKLELADLLEMKRRADERDGTTPETVKAGKVATKWADNLLEAIDHSRNTTLERFLFALGIQHVGESTAKALALWFGELELVRRLPWPLFKRVPDIGGEVARSLGHFFDQPGNQQVIDDLLQREVKIGDAHPPTPKLREGLNLATLLVDMEIPKVTKIRADQLATAFGDAHKLLDAPEHAYITAGLPADSAQALASWLSVDENAQLLTRVGEALAQLDALTPAASATASGPLDGQTAVLTGTLTALTRDEAKVRLEALGAKVAGSVSKKTAFVVAGEAAGSKLDKAQELGVEVWDEARLLAFLAENE; this is translated from the coding sequence GTGACCCCGAACAAGACCGCGGACCAAGCCGCGCAGCGCGCCGCCGCATTGCGCGCCCAGCTCGAAGACGCCAACTACCGCTACTACGTCCTCGACGACCCGACCCTGGCCGACGCCGATTACGACCGTCTGCTGCGCGAGCTGGAGGCGCTGGAGGCCGCGCACCCCGAGCTGGCCTCGGTCGATTCGCCGACCCAGCGCGTCGGCAGCTCGCCTTCGGGCCAGTTCGACGAGGTCCGCCACGCGGTGCCGATGCTGTCGCTGGGCAACGCCTTCAGCGACGAGGAAGTGGCCGACTTCGTGCGCAAGATCGTCGAGCGCCTGGACGTGGAAGCGCCCGAGTTCTCGGTCGAGCCCAAGCTCGACGGCCTGGCGATCAGCCTGCGCTACGAGGGCGGCCACTTCGTCCAGGGCGCGACCCGCGGCGACGGCGCCACCGGCGAGGACGTCACCGCCAACCTGCGCACGGTCAAGGCGATCCCGATGAAGCTGCGCGGCGAAGGCTGGCCGCCGGTGCTGGAAGTCCGCGGCGAGGTCTACATGCCGCTGGCCGCGTTCAAGGCCTACAACGAGAAAGCGCTGCGCGACGGCGGCAAAGTCCTGGCCAACCCGCGCAACGGCGCCGCCGGCTCGCTGCGCCAGCTCGACCCGCGCATCACCGCGCAGCGGCCGCTGGCGTTCTACGCCTACGCCGTCGGCGTGGTCGAAGGCTACGAGCTGCCGCCCAGCCATTCGGCGACCCTGCAGCAGTTGCGCGAATGGGGCTTCCCGGTCAGCGCCGAAAGCGGCGTGGTCGCCGGCACCGAAGGCCTGCTCGGCTATTACCGGCAGATGGGCGCCAAGCGCGACGCGCTGCCGTTCGACATCGACGGCGTGGTCTACAAGCTCGACGATTACGCCGGCCAGCGCGAGATGGGCTTCGTTTCGCGCGCGCCGCGCTGGGCGATCGCGCACAAGTTCCCGGCCCAGGAGCAATCGACGGTGCTGGAAGGCATCGACATCCAGATCGGTCGCACCGGCGCGGCGACCCCGGTGGCGCGGCTGCGCCCGGTGCAGGTCGCCGGGGTGGTGGTGACCAATGCGACCCTGCACAACGCCGACCAGATCGCCCGCCTCGACGTGCGCATCGGCGACACCGTGATCGTGCGCCGCGCCGGCGACGTGATTCCGGAAATCGTCCGGGTGGTGCCCGAGTACCGCGACCCGCACGCGCCGGAATGGCGCATGCCCGAAGTCTGCCCGGTGTGCGGCTCGGAGATCGTGCGCGAAGAGGACGGAGTGGTGTGGCGCTGCTCCGGCGAGCTGACCTGCGCCGCGCAGCGCAAGGAAGCGATCCGCCATTTCGCCTCGCGCCGGGCGATGGACATCGAGGGCCTGGGCGACCGCTACATCGAAGACCTGTCCGACCTGGGCTATCTGCAGTCGGTGGCCGACCTGTACAAGCTCGAACTGGCCGACCTGCTGGAAATGAAGCGCCGCGCCGACGAGCGCGACGGCACCACCCCGGAGACGGTCAAGGCCGGCAAGGTCGCGACCAAGTGGGCCGACAACCTGCTCGAGGCCATCGATCACAGCCGCAACACCACCCTGGAGCGCTTCCTGTTCGCGCTCGGCATCCAGCACGTCGGCGAGAGCACGGCCAAAGCGCTGGCGCTGTGGTTCGGCGAGCTCGAACTGGTTCGCCGTCTGCCCTGGCCGCTGTTCAAGCGGGTGCCCGACATCGGCGGCGAAGTCGCGCGTTCGCTGGGCCATTTCTTCGACCAGCCCGGCAACCAGCAGGTGATCGACGATCTGCTGCAGCGCGAAGTGAAGATCGGCGACGCCCATCCGCCGACGCCGAAGCTGCGCGAGGGCCTCAACCTGGCCACGCTGCTGGTCGACATGGAGATCCCCAAGGTCACCAAGATCCGCGCCGATCAGCTCGCCACCGCGTTCGGCGACGCGCACAAGCTGCTGGACGCACCCGAGCACGCCTACATCACCGCCGGCCTTCCGGCCGACAGCGCCCAGGCCCTGGCCTCGTGGTTGAGCGTGGACGAGAACGCGCAGTTGCTGACCCGGGTCGGCGAGGCGCTGGCGCAACTGGATGCCCTGACTCCGGCCGCCTCGGCGACGGCGAGCGGACCGCTCGACGGCCAGACCGCGGTGCTGACCGGCACCCTGACCGCGCTGACCCGCGACGAGGCCAAGGTGCGGTTGGAAGCGCTGGGCGCCAAGGTCGCCGGCAGCGTGTCGAAGAAGACCGCGTTCGTGGTCGCCGGCGAGGCGGCCGGTTCCAAGCTCGACAAGGCCCAGGAACTGGGCGTCGAGGTCTGGGACGAAGCGCGCCTGCTGGCGTTCCTGGCCGAAAACGAATGA
- the zipA gene encoding cell division protein ZipA yields the protein MSDLTLMRIGIFIAGLILIGAIVFFGRPRKPGQGKRIAREEDARAGKSSRQEPTLGEQLENELGQSAGVPGEATTQAELELFDRTLEGGANSELGRRVSDEFDKIVTLYLAARAGQKLHGPDIVVAAEKAGLVYGHMGVYHRLVEGHPERGPVFSVANIMKPGSFDMAAIQALETPAIAFFLTLPAPVPALDAWETMLPTAQRMAELLDAVVLDEQRNALGRQRIAHLRDELRAYDRQREAPPLSKPTRW from the coding sequence ATGTCCGACCTGACCCTGATGCGCATCGGCATCTTCATCGCCGGCCTGATCCTGATCGGCGCGATCGTGTTCTTCGGCCGCCCGCGCAAACCGGGGCAGGGCAAGCGCATCGCCCGCGAAGAGGACGCCCGCGCCGGCAAGTCCTCGCGCCAGGAACCGACCCTGGGCGAACAGCTCGAGAACGAGCTCGGCCAGAGCGCCGGCGTGCCCGGCGAGGCCACCACCCAGGCCGAACTGGAGCTGTTCGACCGCACCCTGGAGGGCGGCGCCAACAGCGAACTCGGCCGCCGGGTCAGCGACGAGTTCGACAAGATCGTCACCCTGTACCTGGCCGCGCGCGCCGGACAGAAGCTGCACGGCCCCGACATCGTGGTCGCGGCGGAGAAGGCCGGCCTGGTCTACGGCCACATGGGCGTCTATCACCGCCTGGTCGAAGGCCACCCCGAGCGCGGCCCGGTGTTCAGCGTCGCCAACATCATGAAGCCCGGCAGCTTCGACATGGCCGCGATCCAGGCGCTGGAAACCCCGGCAATCGCCTTCTTCCTGACCCTGCCGGCGCCGGTGCCGGCGCTGGACGCCTGGGAAACCATGCTGCCGACCGCCCAGCGCATGGCCGAGCTGCTCGACGCCGTGGTCCTGGACGAACAGCGCAACGCCCTGGGCCGCCAGCGCATCGCCCACCTGCGCGACGAACTGCGCGCCTACGACCGGCAACGCGAAGCTCCTCCGCTGAGCAAGCCCACGCGCTGGTGA